From the Paenibacillus sp. FSL H8-0548 genome, one window contains:
- a CDS encoding AraC family transcriptional regulator, with protein sequence MVQYSKEQFLESSTFPFSVLPFLTLPSRPLMPHSHDFIELVFVADGHGEHLYKGHSYPISKGDVFVIPPGAMHDYRVIESAPLEVYNVMFLPSLLISELKALSSVTSFLNFFYLEPFLRQDVDFDSHLKLSLLEGQEVKQRIKRLTTEFNAKALGYQISIKALLIELLVYLSRSYDKRLISPAFHSNESKAIRQLCEFLEQHYAHPINLEKVCHMCGMSQTTFTGKFKQIVGKTFIEYRNEVRIQASLKQLRETDDKIIHIAESVGINDLSHFNKLFKHHLKMTPRQYRITYRRS encoded by the coding sequence ATGGTCCAGTATTCAAAAGAGCAGTTTTTGGAGAGCTCCACATTTCCTTTCTCGGTTCTGCCGTTCCTGACATTGCCTTCTCGGCCGCTAATGCCGCATTCTCATGATTTTATTGAATTAGTATTTGTGGCAGACGGTCATGGAGAGCATTTGTATAAGGGGCATTCCTATCCCATTTCCAAAGGTGATGTCTTCGTTATCCCGCCCGGCGCCATGCACGACTATCGTGTTATTGAGAGCGCTCCCTTAGAAGTTTACAATGTCATGTTTTTACCTTCGTTGCTGATTTCGGAGTTGAAAGCTCTCTCTTCGGTTACTTCTTTTCTCAATTTCTTCTATTTAGAGCCATTTCTCCGTCAAGATGTTGATTTCGATTCGCATCTGAAGCTATCGCTGCTAGAAGGTCAAGAAGTCAAGCAAAGAATTAAACGTCTTACAACAGAATTTAATGCCAAGGCGCTCGGATATCAGATTTCTATTAAAGCTCTGTTGATCGAGCTGCTAGTCTATCTCAGCCGCAGTTACGACAAAAGATTGATCAGTCCAGCCTTCCACAGCAATGAATCCAAAGCGATTCGTCAGCTGTGCGAATTTCTTGAGCAGCATTACGCCCATCCGATTAATTTGGAGAAGGTATGCCATATGTGCGGCATGAGCCAAACGACCTTTACAGGCAAGTTTAAACAAATCGTTGGAAAAACGTTCATCGAATACCGGAACGAGGTTCGCATTCAGGCTTCTCTGAAACAGCTTCGTGAGACTGATGACAAAATCATCCACATCGCTGAGAGCGTTGGCATTAACGATTTGAGCCATTTTAATAAGCTGTTTAAGCATCACTTGAAAATGACACCAAGGCAATACCGAATCACATACCGCCGAAGCTAG
- a CDS encoding family 78 glycoside hydrolase catalytic domain, with protein MDKAWCAKWIMDQRFYGLKPIDVYHKEAVQAVLPEHKEELFNLHLLVRKSFDLNDHIEEAHLDITADDYYKLYVNGHFVGQGPAQGNHFHYFYNRFDIASYLRQGENVIAVQVYYHGLISRSYNSGDYRQGLIAELVADGTRLVQTDKTWNYRIAEEYGPAEVIGYNTQFQENIDSRLKEKGWRSAGYDDSDWLPSWENLADDHVLFLQPTMPLSVYEVKPQKIESIENGFLLDFGSELTGQFTMRAKGLPGQTVEIRCGEELLPSGRVRFKMRCNCTYTETWTLSGEEDELELYDYKAFRYVEVIASSNIMLYPACFAAIVRHYPLDEDACRFESSNTLLNSIWAICKNGVKYGTQENYVDCPSREKGQYLGDNTIITHSHAYVSGDLSMYRKSLNDFALLSARVCPGFMAVAPGSFMQEIADFSLQWPLQLLQYYKLSGDRAFLESMYPIAQQLMKHFEIYIREDGLLDSVNDKWNLVDWPENARDGYDFKLTKGSIQGCHNVINAFYYGALKAMSEIDKALNMAQSSDEGLERFRTAFIQAFYDSERKLFVDAESSGHSSLHANVLPLLFGLAPEESIKPIVQLIREKRLSCGVYMAYFVLKALAEAGEHELLYDLIVSEDLHSWGNMVKEGATTCFEAWSKDLKWNTSLCHPWASGPIPLLIEDIFGIKPAAPGWTEVRFSPRIPFSLSEIKLNFIMPAGEFCFEYTNGHAKLIAPAGVNVIYDS; from the coding sequence GTGGACAAGGCGTGGTGTGCGAAATGGATTATGGATCAACGATTTTACGGTTTAAAGCCTATTGATGTCTACCATAAAGAAGCTGTACAAGCAGTCTTGCCAGAGCATAAGGAGGAGCTTTTCAATCTACATTTGCTCGTAAGGAAATCTTTTGATTTAAATGATCACATAGAGGAAGCGCATCTGGATATAACAGCCGACGATTATTATAAGCTGTATGTGAACGGACATTTTGTCGGACAAGGACCTGCTCAAGGGAACCACTTCCACTATTTCTATAATCGTTTTGACATAGCCTCCTATCTTCGCCAGGGAGAGAATGTTATCGCGGTTCAGGTCTATTACCACGGGCTTATAAGCCGTTCGTATAACAGCGGTGATTATCGGCAGGGGCTAATTGCAGAGCTTGTTGCGGACGGAACGAGATTGGTACAGACGGATAAAACATGGAACTATCGGATTGCTGAGGAATATGGACCTGCGGAAGTGATTGGCTACAATACGCAGTTTCAGGAGAATATCGACAGTCGATTGAAGGAGAAGGGCTGGAGATCAGCCGGCTATGACGATTCGGACTGGCTCCCCTCGTGGGAAAATCTAGCAGATGATCATGTTCTCTTCCTGCAGCCGACCATGCCCCTATCCGTATACGAAGTGAAGCCTCAAAAAATCGAGTCCATTGAAAATGGATTTTTGCTCGATTTTGGGAGTGAGCTAACCGGCCAATTCACAATGCGAGCGAAGGGCTTGCCAGGCCAAACGGTAGAAATTCGTTGCGGCGAAGAATTGCTGCCGAGCGGCAGAGTGCGTTTTAAGATGAGATGCAATTGCACTTATACGGAGACCTGGACACTATCGGGAGAAGAAGACGAGCTAGAGTTGTACGATTACAAAGCATTTCGTTATGTCGAGGTGATTGCCAGCTCGAATATTATGCTCTATCCAGCTTGCTTTGCAGCGATCGTACGCCACTATCCTTTGGACGAAGACGCATGCAGGTTTGAGTCGTCGAACACTCTGCTGAATTCGATCTGGGCCATTTGCAAAAACGGGGTGAAATACGGCACGCAGGAAAACTATGTGGATTGCCCCTCTCGTGAGAAAGGTCAGTACCTTGGAGACAATACGATTATTACCCATTCCCATGCTTATGTGTCGGGTGATTTGAGCATGTATCGTAAGTCTCTGAATGATTTTGCGCTACTGTCGGCACGAGTCTGCCCTGGTTTTATGGCTGTCGCACCTGGAAGTTTTATGCAGGAAATCGCCGATTTCTCTCTGCAATGGCCTTTGCAGCTGCTGCAATATTATAAGTTAAGCGGAGATCGCGCGTTTCTTGAATCTATGTATCCGATTGCTCAGCAGCTGATGAAGCATTTTGAAATTTATATTCGGGAGGATGGTCTGCTGGATTCCGTTAATGACAAATGGAATTTGGTGGATTGGCCGGAAAACGCACGAGACGGCTATGATTTTAAACTGACAAAGGGGAGCATCCAAGGCTGTCATAATGTCATTAACGCTTTTTATTATGGTGCTCTGAAAGCTATGTCGGAAATAGACAAAGCGCTGAATATGGCTCAAAGCAGCGATGAAGGATTGGAGCGTTTCCGAACCGCATTTATTCAAGCATTTTATGACTCAGAAAGAAAGCTGTTTGTAGATGCAGAAAGCTCAGGGCACTCATCCTTGCATGCGAACGTATTGCCGCTTCTGTTCGGGTTAGCACCGGAAGAGTCGATCAAGCCGATCGTTCAGCTCATTCGCGAGAAGCGGCTGAGCTGCGGAGTATATATGGCTTACTTTGTGCTCAAGGCACTTGCGGAAGCAGGTGAACATGAGCTGCTATACGACTTGATCGTCTCAGAAGATCTACATTCTTGGGGCAATATGGTTAAAGAGGGTGCTACAACTTGTTTCGAAGCGTGGTCCAAGGATTTAAAATGGAACACTAGCTTGTGCCATCCATGGGCGAGTGGACCTATACCGCTTTTAATTGAAGATATATTTGGAATTAAGCCTGCTGCTCCGGGCTGGACCGAAGTCCGGTTTTCCCCACGAATACCGTTTTCACTTAGTGAGATCAAGCTCAACTTCATAATGCCAGCAGGGGAGTTCTGCTTTGAATACACGAATGGGCATGCCAAACTTATTGCGCCTGCTGGGGTTAACGTCATATACGATAGCTAA
- a CDS encoding aminoglycoside phosphotransferase family protein gives MIGLKIGEGGCSEVYEWDNNQTIIKIGKNNTSFDAMKKEFHNNQIVWGNGLPSPRPYEFLDIDGRPAIVFERIYGVSLMERYFKVFMQPSSEEANKEKKIDEIVRMTAQVLSDIHSRSNLSLPPQREMMKYSIQAPLYLTLAEKDQIIEHLDRLPMKQQLCHGDPNPGNMMIQGDEVVLIDWMNASIGNPEADLAEYVIMIRHAILPPRVPNDAVLFFDSIRERILQVFWEEYNRSSEITCKEVEEWVLPIAARKLCADGISEAEKELLLTEIRSRL, from the coding sequence ATGATTGGGCTGAAAATTGGAGAAGGTGGCTGTTCAGAAGTATACGAGTGGGATAACAATCAAACGATTATTAAAATTGGCAAGAACAACACTAGTTTTGATGCCATGAAAAAGGAGTTCCACAATAACCAGATTGTATGGGGAAATGGATTGCCTTCACCTCGTCCCTATGAGTTTTTGGATATTGATGGTCGCCCTGCAATTGTATTTGAACGGATCTATGGAGTGTCATTAATGGAAAGATACTTCAAAGTGTTTATGCAGCCTTCTTCAGAAGAAGCTAATAAAGAAAAGAAAATTGATGAAATTGTTCGAATGACCGCTCAAGTATTGAGCGATATTCATAGCAGATCCAATCTATCTTTGCCTCCCCAAAGAGAAATGATGAAGTATTCTATTCAAGCTCCTCTTTATCTAACATTAGCTGAGAAGGATCAGATTATTGAGCATTTGGATCGTTTACCAATGAAACAACAGCTCTGCCATGGTGATCCAAATCCAGGGAACATGATGATTCAGGGCGATGAGGTTGTTTTAATCGATTGGATGAATGCTTCAATTGGAAATCCAGAAGCAGACCTAGCTGAATATGTAATCATGATTAGACATGCCATCCTTCCTCCTCGTGTGCCAAACGATGCCGTTCTTTTCTTTGATTCCATTAGAGAGCGAATTCTACAAGTGTTCTGGGAAGAATATAACCGGTCGTCCGAGATAACTTGCAAAGAAGTAGAAGAGTGGGTTCTTCCTATTGCCGCTCGTAAATTATGCGCTGACGGTATTAGTGAAGCAGAAAAAGAATTGCTTTTAACAGAAATAAGATCAAGACTTTAA
- a CDS encoding ROK family protein gives MKKAILQGIREALLTCGSATKAELSSKLRISFPTVSKFLSQMERGGELLIIGLDDSNGGRRAIRYAYNPEHMLGLAIFLEKTEMNYSIYNCLGELKEQGSSADAIMDDIQSLTRKIEAIVAQYPKIKSMAIGVPGSVNNGRIIHIPSYEHFQNFDLKGYFEARLSIPVVVENDMNAAVLGYNVNRRNKDDLSSVYLYFGQNGPGAGIMINGQVLRGSTFFSGEVSYVPQYDNKNFVQAMNSGQGPETSSFHTPERIDAISRLIASFTAIINPHSIVFSKAEMNEAMINQVALRSAVYIPEEHLPELALSDWKQDYLFGLQKLGLDLMLAGAEI, from the coding sequence ATGAAAAAGGCCATTCTACAAGGCATTCGTGAAGCACTTCTGACATGTGGGAGCGCAACGAAGGCCGAGCTTAGCAGTAAACTCAGAATCAGCTTCCCAACCGTAAGCAAATTCCTTAGTCAGATGGAACGGGGCGGTGAGCTTCTAATCATAGGGCTTGACGATTCCAACGGCGGACGAAGAGCCATCCGCTACGCCTATAATCCGGAGCATATGCTGGGCTTGGCTATCTTTTTAGAGAAAACGGAAATGAACTACTCGATTTATAATTGTTTAGGAGAATTGAAGGAGCAGGGCAGCTCCGCTGATGCCATCATGGACGATATACAAAGCCTAACTCGGAAAATCGAGGCAATCGTTGCGCAGTATCCGAAAATCAAATCGATGGCTATCGGTGTGCCAGGCTCGGTCAACAATGGACGAATTATTCATATTCCCAGTTATGAGCATTTCCAAAACTTTGATTTGAAAGGGTACTTTGAAGCGAGGCTTTCCATTCCTGTCGTCGTAGAGAACGATATGAATGCGGCTGTTCTCGGATATAACGTTAATCGTAGGAATAAGGACGATCTGTCTTCCGTGTATTTGTATTTTGGGCAAAATGGTCCTGGAGCCGGCATTATGATCAATGGGCAGGTGCTTCGGGGAAGCACGTTTTTCTCTGGCGAGGTTTCCTACGTGCCTCAATATGATAATAAAAATTTTGTGCAAGCCATGAATAGCGGGCAGGGACCTGAGACATCCAGCTTTCACACACCTGAGAGGATTGATGCGATTAGCCGGTTAATTGCTTCCTTCACAGCCATCATTAACCCGCATTCGATTGTTTTTTCCAAAGCTGAAATGAATGAAGCCATGATTAATCAGGTCGCCTTAAGAAGTGCCGTTTATATTCCGGAAGAACATCTCCCGGAGCTAGCGTTAAGCGATTGGAAACAGGATTATTTATTTGGGCTGCAGAAGCTCGGACTCGATCTTATGCTCGCAGGAGCGGAAATTTAA
- a CDS encoding MFS transporter has product MATFFLIIIYLAFISLGLPDSLLGTAWPVMQSDFNAPLETAGLLYMIIAAGTIVSSLASGAVLQRFGTGKVTLVSCIMTAAALLGFAMSPSLIWLMICAIPLGLGGGSVDAGLNNYVAAHYKAHHMSWLHCFWGVGATLGPMVMAQYITGQSAWRDGYLTVAGIQFGLVIILFITLPLWKKAPTKKQDETYGEQEAARSEEQEGGTGKIKPLQIKGVKLALVSFLFYCGVEATMGLWGSSFLVNVKDLPAAVAAQWVSLFYAGITIGRFISGFITFKMSNRTLIRAGQIISLIGAALMLLPLPPAFSLAGFILVGFGLAPIYPCMLHETPVRFGKKHSQTIMGYQMAVAYSGSTLMPPLLGFLAAYTTIGIFPIVLVISAAAMLLFSEKLNVFLRREALKEKRSY; this is encoded by the coding sequence ATGGCTACTTTCTTTTTAATCATTATTTATTTGGCGTTCATTAGCTTGGGCTTGCCGGATTCATTGCTCGGAACGGCGTGGCCGGTCATGCAATCGGACTTTAATGCTCCGCTGGAAACGGCGGGGTTGCTTTATATGATCATAGCTGCAGGCACGATCGTGTCCAGCTTGGCAAGCGGTGCTGTGCTGCAACGTTTTGGAACAGGCAAAGTAACGCTTGTCAGCTGTATCATGACTGCCGCTGCGCTGTTAGGCTTCGCTATGTCACCGTCACTAATTTGGCTAATGATTTGTGCGATTCCGCTTGGGTTAGGCGGAGGTTCGGTGGATGCAGGGCTTAACAATTACGTCGCCGCACATTACAAAGCACATCACATGAGCTGGCTGCATTGCTTCTGGGGGGTAGGAGCTACGCTTGGCCCCATGGTCATGGCTCAGTACATCACAGGGCAAAGTGCTTGGCGAGATGGTTATCTTACCGTTGCCGGCATTCAGTTTGGACTAGTCATTATCCTATTTATTACGCTGCCATTATGGAAGAAGGCTCCAACAAAAAAACAGGATGAGACGTATGGGGAACAGGAAGCAGCAAGGTCGGAAGAGCAGGAAGGGGGCACGGGGAAGATTAAGCCTCTGCAAATTAAGGGGGTTAAGCTGGCTCTCGTATCCTTCTTATTCTATTGCGGCGTCGAAGCAACGATGGGATTATGGGGAAGCAGCTTTCTTGTAAACGTGAAGGATTTGCCTGCAGCAGTAGCCGCACAGTGGGTATCATTATTTTATGCGGGTATTACTATTGGCAGATTTATTAGCGGGTTTATTACTTTCAAAATGAGCAACCGCACGCTTATACGCGCAGGGCAAATCATATCATTAATCGGTGCGGCGCTCATGCTGCTTCCATTGCCGCCCGCTTTCTCGCTAGCCGGCTTTATATTGGTGGGCTTTGGCCTCGCTCCGATATACCCGTGCATGCTGCACGAAACTCCGGTACGCTTCGGGAAGAAGCATTCTCAGACGATTATGGGCTATCAAATGGCGGTTGCTTATTCCGGCAGCACACTGATGCCTCCGTTGCTTGGTTTTCTTGCTGCTTATACAACAATTGGCATTTTTCCGATTGTTCTCGTCATATCAGCAGCAGCTATGCTCTTGTTTTCGGAGAAATTGAATGTTTTCTTGAGAAGAGAGGCTTTGAAAGAGAAAAGAAGCTATTAA
- a CDS encoding aldo/keto reductase, with protein sequence MQKVMLNNGVEMPILGFGVFQITDQNECEQSVYDAIMAGYRLIDTAASYLNEEAVGRAIKRSGVPREELFITTKLWVQDAGYESTKNAFEKSLERLQLDYLDLYLIHQPFGDVHGSWRAMEELYREGKVRAIGVSNFHEDRLIDLIIHNEVIPAVNQVETHPFHQQIESSTFMKENNVQIESWAPFAEGKNNLFQNEALVSIAGKYNKSVAQVVLRWLTQRDVVVIPKSVRKERMIENFNIFDFELTQEDIESIATLDTKQSLFFSHRDPEMVKWIGTRKLDI encoded by the coding sequence ATGCAAAAAGTAATGTTGAACAATGGTGTTGAGATGCCTATACTCGGTTTTGGTGTTTTTCAGATTACAGATCAAAATGAATGTGAACAAAGTGTTTATGATGCTATTATGGCAGGCTATCGGCTGATTGATACCGCTGCATCTTATCTAAATGAAGAAGCAGTTGGCAGAGCAATTAAGCGCAGCGGCGTGCCAAGAGAGGAATTATTTATCACAACGAAACTTTGGGTTCAAGATGCTGGTTATGAGAGCACAAAAAATGCATTTGAAAAATCATTGGAAAGATTGCAATTGGATTATTTAGATTTGTATCTAATTCATCAGCCATTTGGCGATGTACATGGCTCTTGGCGCGCTATGGAAGAATTATATCGTGAAGGAAAGGTCCGTGCAATTGGCGTTAGTAACTTCCATGAGGATCGTCTGATTGACCTGATTATTCATAATGAAGTAATTCCCGCTGTAAATCAGGTTGAAACGCACCCTTTCCATCAGCAGATCGAAAGTTCAACATTCATGAAAGAGAATAATGTTCAGATTGAGTCCTGGGCCCCTTTCGCTGAAGGAAAAAATAACTTGTTTCAGAATGAAGCATTAGTATCTATAGCTGGAAAATATAATAAATCCGTTGCTCAGGTGGTTTTACGTTGGCTGACACAAAGAGATGTTGTTGTCATTCCAAAGTCTGTTCGTAAAGAGAGAATGATCGAAAACTTTAATATCTTTGATTTTGAATTAACCCAAGAGGATATCGAGTCTATTGCTACGTTAGATACGAAACAGAGCCTCTTCTTCTCTCATCGCGATCCTGAAATGGTAAAATGGATCGGCACCCGTAAACTCGATATCTAA
- a CDS encoding AraC family transcriptional regulator, giving the protein MSEIIVKQQQNELTKIIERFSEKDGVHPTAIPSLFFMRVSNADGQSHGVYKPSFCMVVQGAKEVWLAQERFKYSPADYLVASVHLPVSAQVTEATPDVPYLGLKLEFTPSQILEVLQDSELRGDPKENPKRAMYVSQIESSLLDAVIRLARLLDNPKDISVLAPLITKEIIYRVMQGQNGSILKHIVMEGNPTKQIKDVIEQIMNNYHSPLRVEELAEIANMSISSLHRHFKELTAMSPLQFQKQLRLQEARRLLLTESADASEVAFQIGYESASQFSREYSRMFGFPPKADMKRLKETYEQAKVINEQVSSV; this is encoded by the coding sequence ATGTCTGAAATTATCGTTAAACAGCAGCAAAATGAGCTCACTAAAATCATTGAACGCTTCTCAGAGAAGGACGGTGTTCATCCTACTGCTATTCCGTCCTTATTTTTCATGCGTGTCTCGAATGCGGACGGACAAAGCCACGGCGTGTACAAGCCTTCATTTTGTATGGTTGTTCAAGGGGCGAAGGAGGTATGGCTCGCGCAGGAGCGCTTTAAATACAGTCCTGCCGATTACCTTGTTGCATCCGTTCACTTGCCAGTTAGCGCCCAAGTCACGGAAGCCACTCCCGATGTTCCATATTTGGGTCTCAAACTTGAATTTACACCGAGTCAAATCTTAGAGGTTTTACAGGATTCTGAACTTCGAGGAGATCCGAAAGAAAATCCAAAGCGAGCTATGTATGTCAGCCAGATAGAATCATCTTTGTTAGATGCGGTCATTAGACTAGCTCGTTTGCTTGATAATCCAAAAGATATTTCGGTGCTTGCTCCACTAATTACAAAGGAAATTATTTATCGGGTGATGCAAGGCCAGAACGGGAGCATTTTGAAGCATATTGTAATGGAAGGAAACCCTACAAAGCAAATCAAAGATGTTATTGAACAAATCATGAATAACTATCATAGTCCCTTACGGGTTGAAGAACTTGCCGAAATAGCGAATATGAGTATCTCTTCATTACATAGACACTTTAAAGAACTCACTGCTATGAGCCCTCTTCAATTCCAAAAACAGCTTCGGTTGCAAGAAGCACGGCGCCTATTATTAACGGAATCGGCGGATGCTTCAGAGGTTGCCTTCCAAATAGGCTACGAAAGTGCATCTCAGTTTAGCCGTGAATATTCTCGCATGTTTGGTTTTCCTCCTAAAGCTGACATGAAGCGTCTTAAGGAAACGTATGAACAGGCAAAGGTAATTAATGAGCAAGTATCTAGTGTGTGA
- a CDS encoding TetR/AcrR family transcriptional regulator: MDRRIKKNQAAIMNALIYLMGEKDFEKITINEIAERADVNRGTIYSHYSDKYDLLDKCLEAQLKELVENCSPVDGTKPYPSKVSLLRTFEEMEKNALFYRTLLMNKSVPSFRNHLQEMMNKQIRVLIVENNLSLDELSKDILVQFLSSATVGVIEWWFTHAMPRSAKEITEQLWSLLELNQVILRSHS; this comes from the coding sequence ATGGATAGAAGAATAAAAAAAAACCAAGCAGCCATTATGAATGCATTAATTTATCTGATGGGGGAAAAAGATTTTGAAAAAATAACGATTAACGAAATCGCAGAGCGTGCTGATGTAAATCGAGGCACCATTTATTCGCATTACTCGGACAAATACGATCTATTGGATAAATGCCTAGAGGCTCAACTGAAAGAATTAGTCGAAAATTGCTCCCCAGTGGATGGAACAAAACCTTACCCCTCTAAGGTCTCATTGCTCCGTACGTTTGAAGAAATGGAGAAGAATGCTCTCTTTTATAGGACTTTATTAATGAACAAAAGTGTTCCTTCCTTCAGAAACCACTTACAAGAAATGATGAATAAACAAATAAGGGTACTCATCGTTGAAAACAATTTAAGCCTAGATGAGTTGAGTAAAGATATATTAGTGCAATTTTTGAGCTCGGCGACTGTCGGAGTGATTGAATGGTGGTTTACCCATGCAATGCCCCGTTCTGCAAAGGAGATAACTGAACAGTTATGGTCACTGCTCGAACTTAATCAGGTGATACTCCGCTCTCATTCTTGA
- a CDS encoding 2-dehydropantoate 2-reductase N-terminal domain-containing protein: MRVLVFGAGVLGSYLAHALVRGGNDVTVLARGKRAEQLKKDGLVIRHYFQLKNTVDEVKVIQELQSDDFYDLVFVVMKYNDFPAVLPILAENKSHNIVLVGNNADARGMQNVLQETSVVKKNVIFGFQLSGGLREESGRMICIRGGGQMLLGSLDGEIPFKLLLENAFKHVKYKLSYHEDMEAWLKSHIVTIVALNSISYLYDGDLKRASKDKKLLKKAISVMDEGFQVLEELGYTITPANQVNFIRKHRQGVYYGLKIIHKLPFMKLIDGTFSEIAALFDSFDKLKQQVNIATPNWDELEKQAISKFISDNH; the protein is encoded by the coding sequence ATGAGAGTATTAGTTTTCGGTGCGGGAGTTTTAGGCAGTTATCTTGCTCATGCCCTAGTGCGCGGCGGTAATGACGTCACAGTACTTGCCAGAGGGAAGCGAGCTGAGCAATTGAAGAAAGACGGACTTGTTATTCGTCATTATTTTCAGCTTAAAAACACTGTAGATGAAGTGAAAGTCATTCAAGAGCTTCAATCTGATGATTTCTATGATCTCGTTTTTGTTGTGATGAAATACAATGATTTCCCAGCCGTACTGCCCATTCTAGCTGAGAATAAGAGTCATAATATTGTTCTTGTCGGTAATAATGCTGATGCCCGTGGGATGCAAAATGTTCTACAGGAAACAAGCGTTGTGAAAAAAAATGTGATCTTCGGATTTCAGCTCAGTGGAGGACTACGAGAAGAAAGTGGTCGCATGATCTGCATACGCGGAGGTGGACAAATGTTACTGGGCAGTCTAGACGGTGAGATCCCATTCAAACTCTTATTAGAAAATGCTTTTAAGCATGTTAAGTATAAATTATCGTATCATGAGGATATGGAGGCTTGGCTTAAAAGTCATATTGTCACTATAGTCGCTTTGAATTCTATTAGCTATCTGTACGACGGTGATTTGAAAAGAGCATCTAAGGATAAGAAGCTATTAAAGAAAGCTATTTCCGTAATGGATGAGGGATTTCAGGTTTTGGAAGAATTAGGTTATACGATCACTCCTGCAAATCAAGTTAACTTTATTCGAAAACATAGACAGGGTGTATACTATGGCCTGAAAATAATTCATAAGCTACCGTTTATGAAATTGATAGATGGAACATTCAGTGAAATTGCAGCTTTGTTTGATTCGTTCGATAAGTTGAAACAACAAGTAAACATTGCGACACCCAATTGGGACGAACTTGAAAAACAAGCGATTTCCAAGTTTATATCAGATAATCATTAG
- a CDS encoding GyrI-like domain-containing protein codes for MLAQLNKALSYMEENLTDRVDYQEAAKIACCSEYHFTRMFSFLAGITLSEYIRRRRLTLAALELSHSDIRIIDVAMKYGYTSPDSFTRAFQSMHGITPSEARIHGQSLKAFPRMTFQLTIKGGSEMNYRIEDKEAFRIVGIKKRVPIVFQGVNPEIASMFEGLTPEMIDKIKDFSNVQPSGLISASTNFSEGRMEEKGELDHYIGAATTKDGDGFAQLEVQASTWAVFTAVGPFPYALQEIWGRIYSEWFPSAEYELSEGPEMLWNEHKDVASPQFKSEIWIPIIKK; via the coding sequence ATGCTGGCGCAGCTGAACAAAGCTTTAAGCTATATGGAGGAGAATCTTACTGATCGGGTGGACTATCAGGAGGCAGCGAAAATTGCCTGCTGTTCAGAATATCATTTTACTCGGATGTTCTCATTCCTTGCAGGCATTACTCTGTCGGAATACATCCGCCGAAGACGCCTAACTTTGGCAGCACTCGAGCTAAGCCACAGTGACATCAGGATCATCGATGTTGCGATGAAGTACGGATATACCTCGCCGGATTCCTTTACTAGGGCTTTCCAAAGCATGCATGGGATTACGCCCTCGGAAGCTCGGATCCATGGACAGTCTCTCAAAGCCTTCCCGCGGATGACGTTTCAACTGACGATCAAAGGAGGAAGTGAAATGAACTACCGAATTGAAGACAAAGAAGCTTTTCGCATCGTGGGGATCAAAAAAAGAGTGCCAATCGTATTTCAAGGGGTGAATCCAGAGATTGCGTCGATGTTTGAAGGACTAACCCCAGAAATGATTGATAAGATTAAGGACTTTTCGAATGTTCAACCTTCCGGACTAATCAGTGCTTCCACGAATTTCAGTGAAGGGCGGATGGAGGAGAAAGGGGAGCTTGATCATTACATCGGGGCGGCCACAACGAAAGATGGAGATGGCTTCGCCCAACTGGAGGTGCAGGCCTCTACATGGGCGGTATTTACAGCCGTCGGCCCTTTTCCATATGCGCTTCAAGAGATCTGGGGACGCATTTATTCCGAATGGTTTCCGTCCGCGGAATATGAGCTAAGCGAAGGGCCGGAAATGCTCTGGAATGAGCACAAAGATGTAGCATCGCCACAATTTAAAAGCGAAATATGGATACCCATTATAAAGAAATAA